Proteins from a genomic interval of Zingiber officinale cultivar Zhangliang chromosome 2A, Zo_v1.1, whole genome shotgun sequence:
- the LOC122040888 gene encoding probable protein phosphatase 2C 60: MVSMMRLVSRCWKPAVEVRDGGSVSGDDRLLWYKNLGRHAVGEFSMAVAQANALLEDGSQIESGPLSWREDTRGTFVGVYDGHGGPETSRYITERLFANLKRFASEHEGISVDVIRKAFSATEEGFISTVRKQWLNKPQIASVGSCCLVGIVSSGMLYVANVGDSRAVLGRIERGIREVTAIQMSAEHNASFEAVREELHSLHPDDPQIVVLKHKVWRVKGLIQVSRSIGDAYLKDTEFNREPLISRFRLPDPFHKPILSHEPSIVTHKLSPEDQFLIFASDGLWEHFSNQEVVDMIHNSPRNGIARKLVKAALQEAAKKREMRYADLTKIDRGVRRHFHDDITAIVIFLDPNLISKNFYHGPVLSLKGVGVPV, encoded by the exons ATGGTCTCTATGATGAGGCTCGTGAGTCGTTGCTGGAAGCCGGCGGTAGAGGTTCGGGATGGTGGATCAGTCAGCGGCGACGATCGCCTCCTTTGGTACAAGAATCTCGGCCGCCATGCGGTCGGGGAGTTCTCTATGGCGGTGGCGCAGGCGAATGCTCTGTTGGAGGATGGAAGCCAGATCGAGTCGGGCCCCTTGAGCTGGAGGGAGGACACGCGTGGCACGTTCGTCGGGGTCTACGACGGGCACGGCGGGCCGGAGACGTCGCGGTACATAACGGAGCGTTTATTTGCTAACCTCAAaa GGTTTGCTTCAGAACAtgaaggtatttcagtagatgtCATAAGGAAGGCATTTTCAGCCACGGAAGAGGGTTTCATCTCTACTGTAAGAAAGCAGTGGCTCAATAAACCACAGATTGCCTCGGTTGGTTCGTGTTGTTTGGTTGGTATTGTATCTAGCGGGATGCTCTATGTGGCAAATGTTGGAGATTCACGCGCAGTACTAGGAAGAATTGAGAGAGGTATTAGAGAGGTTACGGCAATACAAATGTCTGCAGAACACAATGCGAGCTTTGAAGCTGTGAGGGAGGAATTGCATTCATTGCATCCTGATGACCCACAGATTGTTGTTTTGAAGCATAAGGTTTGGCGTGTGAAAGGCCTTATACAG GTTTCTAGATCCATCGGAGATGCATATCTAAAAGATACAGAGTTCAACCGTGAGCCATTGATATCCAGATTCCGACTTCCTGATCCCTTCCATAAGCCGATCCTTAGTCATGAACCATCAATAGTAACACATAAACTCTCTCCTGAAGATCAATTTTTGATTTTTGCATCAGATGGTCTATGGGAGCATTTCAGCAATCAAGAGGTTGTGGATATGATTCACAACTCACCGCGTAAT GGTATTGCAAGAAAACTTGTGAAAGCTGCACTGCAAGAGGCTGCAAAGAAAAGAGAAATGAGGTACGCTGACCTCACAAAGATTGATCGTGGAGTTAGGAGGCATTTCCATGATGATATAACTGCCATAGTTATATTTCTTGATCCTAATCTGATAAGCAAAAACTTCTATCATGGTCCCGTACTTTCACTCAAAGGAGTTGGCGTTCCTGTATAA